A window of Brevinematales bacterium genomic DNA:
CGTTGTTTATACTCTACATTGTAGCGTATTATGTAATATCATTTGATGTCAGGAAAGTTAAAGTAGAAAATATATCATCACTTGTAATAATTGCGTTGATTGGTTCGATAATATTTGCCTATATGATTGCTTCCGCTTGGTCTTGGATTTATGTTAACATACTAAATTACTTTAGTGATATAGACTGGGTATCAAAGTTTGATGAGGATGCTTTTTACAGAATTTTACCACTTAAGTTTTATGAATCTAAAAGATATCATGTTCCTCTAAGTTTGGGAGTTATTGAGTTCAAAAATTATAATGAAGTCTCGAAAAAAGTGGGTAAAAGAAGGCTACAGAAGATAATGCTTGAACTTATGGAGAATGTAAACGCTGAGTTAAGGTTTGTTGATCTGATATCTAGAATAGATGAAGGTAGGAAGTTAGTTGTTCTTATGAATGTACCTGTTTCTTCTTCGGTAGTACCAGTTGAAAGAGTAGTTAAGATCGTAGAAGAAATTAACAGCAAATACAATATTGGATTTGACTATAAGGCGAAAGTAGTTGGGTTCACTCCAGATATGATTTCTGAAATGGATATGTTGAAGTCTGAAGGTGAAGAAGTGAAACTCCAAAAATAATAATATATATCGTGGTAAGTGAAGGAGTATTACCTGTAGATAAACCATCAGGTATTTTGTCAAGTGATGTTGTAAATAAAATCAAGAAAGTTCTAAAAAAAAGTGGTATTAGAGCCAAAGTGGGTCATGGTGGTACTTTGGATAAGTTTGCTAGTGGTCTTTTGCTTGTACTTCTAGGAAAGGGGACTAAACTTTTTGAGTATATAAGAACTCTTCAAAAAACTTATTTTGCAGTAGTAAAATTTGGTGAGTTTAGATCGACGGATGATATATATGGTGAAACTATAGAAGAATTACCGACGTCTCATTTGACGTATTCATTGGTTGAAGAAACCCTTTCAAGGTTTGTTGGTGAAATATATCAAGTTCCTCCAGTTTATTCTTCTGTACATATAGATGGGCAAAGAGCTTATAAAATGGCTAAAAAAGATTATTATAGCACTTTAAATCTGCTTAAGCCTAGAAAAGTTGTCATATATGAGATACACCTATTAGATTTTGACAACATTAGTAAAGAAGCTAAAATATTTGTTAGATCTTCTGGTGGGACTTACATAAGAGCATTAGCAAGGGACATGGGGAAAATGTTGGGTACGGGAGCATATTTAAAAGAACTTAGACGTGATGCTGTTGGTAATGTATTATTATCTTCTGCGGTATCTTACAATACAATGGAAAGTATACAAGACATTTTTAGGTATGTAATAAGTGTGGAAGAGTTTGTCAGGATTAATTCTGTTTAGTCGGCTATTTATGTGGTATAGGATATCAAAATTTTCAAGACTCAAGTAAGATATTATTGCTTAGTTAATATCATGTTAAATGTTTTATTCCAATTGATATTTTACGACTGTTGATCATTTGGTATTCTATGGTAAGTTGTTATTTCTGTTAGAGTTTATTGAATATTCATGTAGTGATATGAGAGTCCTGTTAGTAGGTGCTTATGGACAACTGGGTACAGAATTTAGGAGATTTTTTGAGAGAAATAGTATTGAATATGTACCAGTCAGTAGGAATGCGAGAGATGAAAAAACATATCAGACAAGCGTTTATGATAAAGATA
This region includes:
- the truB gene encoding tRNA pseudouridine(55) synthase TruB produces the protein MVSEGVLPVDKPSGILSSDVVNKIKKVLKKSGIRAKVGHGGTLDKFASGLLLVLLGKGTKLFEYIRTLQKTYFAVVKFGEFRSTDDIYGETIEELPTSHLTYSLVEETLSRFVGEIYQVPPVYSSVHIDGQRAYKMAKKDYYSTLNLLKPRKVVIYEIHLLDFDNISKEAKIFVRSSGGTYIRALARDMGKMLGTGAYLKELRRDAVGNVLLSSAVSYNTMESIQDIFRYVISVEEFVRINSV